Proteins from one Juglans microcarpa x Juglans regia isolate MS1-56 chromosome 1S, Jm3101_v1.0, whole genome shotgun sequence genomic window:
- the LOC121247801 gene encoding ABC transporter C family member 8-like isoform X1: protein MASFGNSLGALSWKCDGEFDLGTYCIQRSFIDGVNLLLLCVFYLILVIESRRKLYLSGSNGRDLVTIVVSICCALISTAYFSASFWNLIAKNDEFNHLSSLIFFVRGLVWVSFTVSLLVQRFKWIKTFNSVWWVLSFLLVSALNIEILLRKRSIQIFDTVPWSVNFLLLFCACGNITHLISQQNPEKSLSKPLLDKKSDIGQTELGQASFLSRLTFSWINSLLCLGYSKSLALEDIPSLVSEDEANLAYQKFSDTWESLLRKGVSNKPSNLVLQAIAKVYFRENIFVAICAFLRTISVVVSPLILYAFVNHANSHEKDLFEGLCIVGCLILAKLVESLSQRHCFFHSRRSGMRMRSALMVAIYQKQLKLTSLGRKRHSTGEIVNYVAVDAYRMGEFPWWFHSGWSFGLQLFLGIGVLFAVVGIGAFPGLIFLLICGLLNFPFAKILQKCQSNFMIAQDERLRTTSEILNSMKIIKLQSWEEKFKNLIESLRDSEFKWLAEAHFKKAYGTLLYWTSPTIISSVIFLGCAILRSAPLNASTIFTILATLRCMGEPVRLIPEGLSVLIQVKVSLDRLNIFLLDDELQHDEIIRTPSQILDKSIKIQCGNFSWDSEFMAPTLREINLEINPGKKIGICGPVGAGKSSLLYSILGEIPKVSGTVNVYGSIAYVSQTSWIQSGTIRDNILFGQAIDQIRYEKAIKACALDKDINSFDHGDLTEIGQRGLNMSGGQKQRIQLARAVYNDADIYLLDDPFSAVDAHTAAYLFNNCVMAALEKKTVILVTHQVEFLQNVDHILVMEDGKINQSGSYEELLTSGIAFEQLVNAHRDAMTVLNTSHNESQVESSQKVDSVQIEVCQGSCLTKGNSEGEIFFECLPGIQLTEKEKTEIGDVGWKPFWDYLQVSEGTFFLCLSLITQSIFVALQAAATYWLALGIQIPSITTGMLIGVYTVTSALSAVFVYLRTLFAAHLGLKASKAFFSGFTNAIFKAPMLFFDSTPSGRILTRASSDLSILDFDIPFSMVFLVVSAIEFLTMIGIMAAVTWQVVIVASLTTAAVTYFQGYYLASARELVRINGTTKAPIMNYVAETSLGVVNIRAFNMVNSFFQNYIKLIDTDARLFFHSNAAMEWILLRVEALQNLTLFATAFLLVLLPKGFVAPGLVALSLSYALTLTSTQVFLTRWFCNLSNYIISVERIKQFMHISSEPPDIVEGRRPPSSWPSKGRIELQALNIRYRQTAPLVLKGITCTFREGSRVGVVGRTGSGKSTLISALFRLVEPESGRILIDGLDICSIGLKDLRTRLSIIPQEPTLFRGSVRTNMDPLGLYSDDEIWKALEKCQLKAAISSLPNLLESSVSEEGDNWSTGQRQLFCLGRVLLRRNRILVLDEATASIDSATDAILQRIIRQEFSECTVITVAHRVPTVIDSDMVMVLSHRKLVEYDEPSKLMKTNSSFSNLVAEYWSSCKRDSYRNPYN, encoded by the exons ATGGCTTCCTTCGGAAATTCACTCG GAGCGCTCTCTTGGAAATGTGATGGAGAATTTGATTTGGGTACTTACTGCATTCAAAGATCTTTCATAGATGGCGTTAATCTTCTGCTTCTCTGTGTCTTCTATCTGATTTTGGTTATAGAATCTAGAAGAAAGCTTTACCTCAGTGGTTCTAATGGAAGAGACTTGGTCACAATAGTTGTTTCAATCTGTTGTGCTCTTATTAGCACTGCATATTTCAGTGCCAGTTTCTGGAATCTCATAGCCAAAAATGATGAATTCAATCATCTGAGCTCGTTGATTTTCTTTGTAAGAGGACTGGTTTGGGTCTCTTTTACAGTTTCCTTGCTGGTTCAAAGGTTCAAATGGATCAAGACTTTTAACTCAGTTTGGTGGGTGTTAAGCTTTTTACTAGTTTCAGCTCTAAACATCGAAATTCTACTGAGAAAACGTAGCATTCAGATTTTTGACACGGTGCCATGGTCTGTAAACTTTTTACTTCTCTTTTGTGCTTGTGGAAACATCACTCACTTGATATCCCAACAGAACCCGGAGAAGAGTCTATCCAAGCCTCTATTAGACAAAAAGTCCGACATTGGCCAAACTGAACTAGGCCAGGCCAGTTTTCTTAGTAGGTTGACATTTTCTTGGATTAATTCTTTGCTTTGCCTTGGTTACTCTAAGTCATTGGCTCTTGAAGACATCCCTTCTCTAGTTTCAGAAGATGAAGCCAATTTAGCCTACCAGAAGTTTTCTGATACATGGGAATCCCTTCTGAGGAAGGGGGTCTCAAACAAACCAAGCAACCTGGTTCTCCAGGCCATTGCAAAAGTATATTTTagagagaatatttttgttGCCATCTGTGCATTTCTTAGGACAATTTCTGTGGTCGTTTCACCTCTGATACTCTATGCTTTCGTGAACCATGCAAATAGCCATGAGAAAGATCTATTTGAAGGTCTTTGTATAGTAGGGTGTCTAATTCTTGCTAAGTTGGTAGAGTCATTGTCTCAAAGGCATTGCTTCTTCCACTCAAGGAGGTCAGGAATGAGGATGAGATCAGCCTTAATGGTGGCAATCTATCAAAAGCAGTTGAAGCTAACGAGCTTGGGAAGGAAAAGGCACTCAACAGGGGAGATTGTGAATTATGTAGCAGTCGATGCCTACAGAATGGGTGAATTTCCGTGGTGGTTCCATTCAGGATGGAGTTTTGGATTGCAACTTTTTCTTGGCATTGGTGTCCTCTTTGCTGTTGTAGGTATTGGCGCTTTTCCTGGTTTGATCTTTCTTCTTATTTGTGGCCTTCTTAATTTTCCATTTGCAAAGATACTACAGAAGTGTCAGTCCAACTTTATGATTGCCCAGGATGAGCGGCTCAGAACCACTTCTGAGATTCTAAACAGTATGAAAATCATAAAGTTGCAATCATGGGAAGAGAAATTCAAGAACTTGATTGAATCCCTTCGTGATAGCGAATTCAAATGGTTGGCTGAAGCACATTTTAAAAAGGCTTATGGCACATTATTGTATTGGACGTCTCCAACCATCATTTCTTCAGTTATCTTCTTGGGATGTGCCATTCTTAGAAGTGCTCCACTAAATGCTAGCACAATCTTCACAATTCTTGCAACATTAAGATGCATGGGAGAACCTGTCAGATTGATACCGGAGGGTCTTTCAGTTTTGATCCAAGTCAAGGTCTCTTTGGATCGTCTAAATATCTTTCTGCTTGATGATGAGCTCCAACATGATGAAATCATTAGAACTCCATCCCAGATTTTGGATAAGAGTATTAAAATTCAATGTGGCAATTTCAGCTGGGATTCAGAATTCATGGCTCCAACTCTCAGAGAAATAAATCTGGAAATTAATCCGGGGAAGAAAATTGGAATTTGTGGGCCAGTTGGAGCTGGGAAATCATCTCTCCTATATTCTATACTTGGAGAGATACCGAAAGTTTCAGGAACT GTCAATGTATATGGATCAATTGCCTATGTTTCTCAAACTTCTTGGATCCAAAGTGGGACAATCCGTGATAATATACTCTTTGGACAGGCTATAGATCAGATAAGATATGAGAAAGCCATAAAAGCATGTGCTTTAGATAAAGATATAAATAGTTTCGATCATGGCGATCTCACAGAGATAGGTCAGAGAGGGCTCAACATGAGTGGAGGGCAGAAACAGAGAATCCAACTTGCTCGAGCAGTATACAACGATGCTGATATCTATCTGCTGGATGACCCCTTTAGTGCAGTAGATGCACATACTGCTGCATATTTATTCAAC AACTGTGTCATGGCTGCTCTAGAAAAGAAAACTGTCATTTTAGTGACTCATCAGGTGGAATTTCTCCAAAATGTTGATCATATTCTG GTTATGGAGGACGGGAAAATTAATCAATCAGGAAGCTATGAGGAGCTCTTGACATCTGGGATTGCATTTGAACAGCTTGTTAACGCTCATAGAGATGCAATGACAGTACTCAATACTTCACACAACGAGAGCCAAGTAGAATCTTCTCAGAAAGTAGATTCTGTTCAGATAGAGGTGTGTCAAGGGTCTTGCCTCACGAAGGGAAACAGCGAGGGGGAGATTTTCTTTGAATGTTTGCCGGGAATACAACTAACAGAAAAGGAGAAGACAGAGATTGGTGATGTTGGATGGAAACCATTCTGGGACTACCTTCAGGTCTCAGAGGGGACATTTTTTCTGTGCCTAAGCTTAATAACTCAGTCTATTTTTGTTGCCCTTCAGGCTGCTGCAACTTATTGGCTAGCTCTAGGCATTCAAATTCCTAGTATTACTACTGGCATGTTGATTGGAGTTTACACAGTGACTTCAGCACTTAGTGCTGTCTTTGTGTATCTAAGGACTTTATTCGCAGCCCATCTCGGATTGAAAGCTTCTAAAGCCTTCTTCTCGGGTTTCACCAATGCTATTTTCAAAGCTCCCATGCTGTTCTTTGATTCAACTCCATCTGGGCGAATTCTGACCCGA GCTTCATCAGATTTAAGTATTTTGGATTTTGACATACCTTTCTCAATGGTATTTTTGGTGGTTTCTGCAATTGAGTTTCTTACAATGATTGGAATCATGGCCGCAGTCACATGGCAAGTTGTCATTGTAGCCAGCCTGACTACGGCAGCTGTAACATATTTTCAG GGTTACTATCTAGCTTCTGCAAGAGAACTAGTAAGGATCAATGGAACAACAAAAGCTCCCATTATGAATTATGTAGCTGAGACATCACTTGGAGTAGTCAATATCAGAGCTTTTAACATGGTGAACAGCTTCTTCCAAAACTACATAAAACTCATCGACACAGATGCTAGActtttctttcattctaatGCTGCCATGGAATGGATACTTTTAAGAGTAGAAGCACTTCAAAACCTGACCCTTTTCGCCACAGCATTTCTCCTAGTTTTACTTCCTAAGGGTTTTGTAGCCCCAG GGCTTGTGGCACTCTCCCTTTCATATGCTCTGACCCTAACAAGCACTCAAGTCTTTTTGACAAGATGGTTCTGCAACTTATCCAACTATATTATCTCAGTTGAACGGATCAAACAATTCATGCATATATCTTCAGAGCCTCCAGATATTGTGGAGGGCAGAAGACCACCATCTTCATGGCCTTCAAAGGGGAGGATTGAGTTGCAAGCTCTCAAT ATAAGATATCGTCAAACTGCTCCCCTAGTTCTCAAGGGAATTACTTGCACATTCCGAGAAGGCAGTAGAGTTGGAGTTGTGGGAAGGACAGGAAGTGGCAAATCTACATTAATAAGTGCTTTATTTCGTTTAGTAGAGCCTGAAAGTGGAAGAATTCTTATAGATGGACTCGACATATGCTCCATTGGTCTCAAAGATTTGAGGACAAGGCTAAGCATCATCCCTCAAGAACCAACTTTATTCAGGGGTAGCGTTCGAACAAACATGGACCCTTTAGGCCTTTACTCCGATGATGAAATATGGAAG GCTTTGGAGAAGTGTCAGCTCAAGGCAGCAATTAGCAGCCTGCCAAATCTGCTAGAGTCATCTG TGAGTGAAGAAGGCGACAACTGGAGCACAGGGCAACGCCAACTCTTTTGTCTCGGAAGGGTCCTTCTTAGGAGGAATAGAATTCTAGTTCTTGATGAAGCTACTGCTTCCATAGATTCTGCAACCGATGCTATTCTACAAAGAATTATCAGGCAGGAGTTCTCAGAATGCACTGTGATCACCGTAGCTCATAGAGTTCCAACAGTTATTGACAGTGACATGGTCATGGTCCTCTCTCATA GGAAGTTGGTGGAGTACGATGAGCCTTCAAAACTTATGAAGACCAACTCCTCTTTCTCTAATCTTGTGGCTGAATATTGGTCGAGCTGCAAAAGAGATTCCTACCGAAATCCCTACAACTAA
- the LOC121247801 gene encoding ABC transporter C family member 8-like isoform X2 yields the protein MASFGNSLGALSWKCDGEFDLGTYCIQRSFIDGVNLLLLCVFYLILVIESRRKLYLSGSNGRDLVTIVVSICCALISTAYFSASFWNLIAKNDEFNHLSSLIFFVRGLVWVSFTVSLLVQRFKWIKTFNSVWWVLSFLLVSALNIEILLRKRSIQIFDTVPWSVNFLLLFCACGNITHLISQQNPEKSLSKPLLDKKSDIGQTELGQASFLSRLTFSWINSLLCLGYSKSLALEDIPSLVSEDEANLAYQKFSDTWESLLRKGVSNKPSNLVLQAIAKVYFRENIFVAICAFLRTISVVVSPLILYAFVNHANSHEKDLFEGLCIVGCLILAKLVESLSQRHCFFHSRRSGMRMRSALMVAIYQKQLKLTSLGRKRHSTGEIVNYVAVDAYRMGEFPWWFHSGWSFGLQLFLGIGVLFAVVGIGAFPGLIFLLICGLLNFPFAKILQKCQSNFMIAQDERLRTTSEILNSMKIIKLQSWEEKFKNLIESLRDSEFKWLAEAHFKKAYGTLLYWTSPTIISSVIFLGCAILRSAPLNASTIFTILATLRCMGEPVRLIPEGLSVLIQVKVSLDRLNIFLLDDELQHDEIIRTPSQILDKSIKIQCGNFSWDSEFMAPTLREINLEINPGKKIGICGPVGAGKSSLLYSILGEIPKVSGTVNVYGSIAYVSQTSWIQSGTIRDNILFGQAIDQIRYEKAIKACALDKDINSFDHGDLTEIGQRGLNMSGGQKQRIQLARAVYNDADIYLLDDPFSAVDAHTAAYLFNNCVMAALEKKTVILVTHQVEFLQNVDHILVMEDGKINQSGSYEELLTSGIAFEQLVNAHRDAMTVLNTSHNESQVESSQKVDSVQIEVCQGSCLTKGNSEGEIFFECLPGIQLTEKEKTEIGDVGWKPFWDYLQVSEGTFFLCLSLITQSIFVALQAAATYWLALGIQIPSITTGMLIGVYTVTSALSAVFVYLRTLFAAHLGLKASKAFFSGFTNAIFKAPMLFFDSTPSGRILTRASSDLSILDFDIPFSMVFLVVSAIEFLTMIGIMAAVTWQVVIVASLTTAAVTYFQGYYLASARELVRINGTTKAPIMNYVAETSLGVVNIRAFNMVNSFFQNYIKLIDTDARLFFHSNAAMEWILLRVEALQNLTLFATAFLLVLLPKGFVAPGLVALSLSYALTLTSTQVFLTRWFCNLSNYIISVERIKQFMHISSEPPDIVEGRRPPSSWPSKGRIELQALNIRYRQTAPLVLKGITCTFREGSRVGVVGRTGSGKSTLISALFRLVEPESGRILIDGLDICSIGLKDLRTRLSIIPQEPTLFRGSVRTNMDPLGLYSDDEIWKALEKCQLKAAISSLPNLLESSVQQ from the exons ATGGCTTCCTTCGGAAATTCACTCG GAGCGCTCTCTTGGAAATGTGATGGAGAATTTGATTTGGGTACTTACTGCATTCAAAGATCTTTCATAGATGGCGTTAATCTTCTGCTTCTCTGTGTCTTCTATCTGATTTTGGTTATAGAATCTAGAAGAAAGCTTTACCTCAGTGGTTCTAATGGAAGAGACTTGGTCACAATAGTTGTTTCAATCTGTTGTGCTCTTATTAGCACTGCATATTTCAGTGCCAGTTTCTGGAATCTCATAGCCAAAAATGATGAATTCAATCATCTGAGCTCGTTGATTTTCTTTGTAAGAGGACTGGTTTGGGTCTCTTTTACAGTTTCCTTGCTGGTTCAAAGGTTCAAATGGATCAAGACTTTTAACTCAGTTTGGTGGGTGTTAAGCTTTTTACTAGTTTCAGCTCTAAACATCGAAATTCTACTGAGAAAACGTAGCATTCAGATTTTTGACACGGTGCCATGGTCTGTAAACTTTTTACTTCTCTTTTGTGCTTGTGGAAACATCACTCACTTGATATCCCAACAGAACCCGGAGAAGAGTCTATCCAAGCCTCTATTAGACAAAAAGTCCGACATTGGCCAAACTGAACTAGGCCAGGCCAGTTTTCTTAGTAGGTTGACATTTTCTTGGATTAATTCTTTGCTTTGCCTTGGTTACTCTAAGTCATTGGCTCTTGAAGACATCCCTTCTCTAGTTTCAGAAGATGAAGCCAATTTAGCCTACCAGAAGTTTTCTGATACATGGGAATCCCTTCTGAGGAAGGGGGTCTCAAACAAACCAAGCAACCTGGTTCTCCAGGCCATTGCAAAAGTATATTTTagagagaatatttttgttGCCATCTGTGCATTTCTTAGGACAATTTCTGTGGTCGTTTCACCTCTGATACTCTATGCTTTCGTGAACCATGCAAATAGCCATGAGAAAGATCTATTTGAAGGTCTTTGTATAGTAGGGTGTCTAATTCTTGCTAAGTTGGTAGAGTCATTGTCTCAAAGGCATTGCTTCTTCCACTCAAGGAGGTCAGGAATGAGGATGAGATCAGCCTTAATGGTGGCAATCTATCAAAAGCAGTTGAAGCTAACGAGCTTGGGAAGGAAAAGGCACTCAACAGGGGAGATTGTGAATTATGTAGCAGTCGATGCCTACAGAATGGGTGAATTTCCGTGGTGGTTCCATTCAGGATGGAGTTTTGGATTGCAACTTTTTCTTGGCATTGGTGTCCTCTTTGCTGTTGTAGGTATTGGCGCTTTTCCTGGTTTGATCTTTCTTCTTATTTGTGGCCTTCTTAATTTTCCATTTGCAAAGATACTACAGAAGTGTCAGTCCAACTTTATGATTGCCCAGGATGAGCGGCTCAGAACCACTTCTGAGATTCTAAACAGTATGAAAATCATAAAGTTGCAATCATGGGAAGAGAAATTCAAGAACTTGATTGAATCCCTTCGTGATAGCGAATTCAAATGGTTGGCTGAAGCACATTTTAAAAAGGCTTATGGCACATTATTGTATTGGACGTCTCCAACCATCATTTCTTCAGTTATCTTCTTGGGATGTGCCATTCTTAGAAGTGCTCCACTAAATGCTAGCACAATCTTCACAATTCTTGCAACATTAAGATGCATGGGAGAACCTGTCAGATTGATACCGGAGGGTCTTTCAGTTTTGATCCAAGTCAAGGTCTCTTTGGATCGTCTAAATATCTTTCTGCTTGATGATGAGCTCCAACATGATGAAATCATTAGAACTCCATCCCAGATTTTGGATAAGAGTATTAAAATTCAATGTGGCAATTTCAGCTGGGATTCAGAATTCATGGCTCCAACTCTCAGAGAAATAAATCTGGAAATTAATCCGGGGAAGAAAATTGGAATTTGTGGGCCAGTTGGAGCTGGGAAATCATCTCTCCTATATTCTATACTTGGAGAGATACCGAAAGTTTCAGGAACT GTCAATGTATATGGATCAATTGCCTATGTTTCTCAAACTTCTTGGATCCAAAGTGGGACAATCCGTGATAATATACTCTTTGGACAGGCTATAGATCAGATAAGATATGAGAAAGCCATAAAAGCATGTGCTTTAGATAAAGATATAAATAGTTTCGATCATGGCGATCTCACAGAGATAGGTCAGAGAGGGCTCAACATGAGTGGAGGGCAGAAACAGAGAATCCAACTTGCTCGAGCAGTATACAACGATGCTGATATCTATCTGCTGGATGACCCCTTTAGTGCAGTAGATGCACATACTGCTGCATATTTATTCAAC AACTGTGTCATGGCTGCTCTAGAAAAGAAAACTGTCATTTTAGTGACTCATCAGGTGGAATTTCTCCAAAATGTTGATCATATTCTG GTTATGGAGGACGGGAAAATTAATCAATCAGGAAGCTATGAGGAGCTCTTGACATCTGGGATTGCATTTGAACAGCTTGTTAACGCTCATAGAGATGCAATGACAGTACTCAATACTTCACACAACGAGAGCCAAGTAGAATCTTCTCAGAAAGTAGATTCTGTTCAGATAGAGGTGTGTCAAGGGTCTTGCCTCACGAAGGGAAACAGCGAGGGGGAGATTTTCTTTGAATGTTTGCCGGGAATACAACTAACAGAAAAGGAGAAGACAGAGATTGGTGATGTTGGATGGAAACCATTCTGGGACTACCTTCAGGTCTCAGAGGGGACATTTTTTCTGTGCCTAAGCTTAATAACTCAGTCTATTTTTGTTGCCCTTCAGGCTGCTGCAACTTATTGGCTAGCTCTAGGCATTCAAATTCCTAGTATTACTACTGGCATGTTGATTGGAGTTTACACAGTGACTTCAGCACTTAGTGCTGTCTTTGTGTATCTAAGGACTTTATTCGCAGCCCATCTCGGATTGAAAGCTTCTAAAGCCTTCTTCTCGGGTTTCACCAATGCTATTTTCAAAGCTCCCATGCTGTTCTTTGATTCAACTCCATCTGGGCGAATTCTGACCCGA GCTTCATCAGATTTAAGTATTTTGGATTTTGACATACCTTTCTCAATGGTATTTTTGGTGGTTTCTGCAATTGAGTTTCTTACAATGATTGGAATCATGGCCGCAGTCACATGGCAAGTTGTCATTGTAGCCAGCCTGACTACGGCAGCTGTAACATATTTTCAG GGTTACTATCTAGCTTCTGCAAGAGAACTAGTAAGGATCAATGGAACAACAAAAGCTCCCATTATGAATTATGTAGCTGAGACATCACTTGGAGTAGTCAATATCAGAGCTTTTAACATGGTGAACAGCTTCTTCCAAAACTACATAAAACTCATCGACACAGATGCTAGActtttctttcattctaatGCTGCCATGGAATGGATACTTTTAAGAGTAGAAGCACTTCAAAACCTGACCCTTTTCGCCACAGCATTTCTCCTAGTTTTACTTCCTAAGGGTTTTGTAGCCCCAG GGCTTGTGGCACTCTCCCTTTCATATGCTCTGACCCTAACAAGCACTCAAGTCTTTTTGACAAGATGGTTCTGCAACTTATCCAACTATATTATCTCAGTTGAACGGATCAAACAATTCATGCATATATCTTCAGAGCCTCCAGATATTGTGGAGGGCAGAAGACCACCATCTTCATGGCCTTCAAAGGGGAGGATTGAGTTGCAAGCTCTCAAT ATAAGATATCGTCAAACTGCTCCCCTAGTTCTCAAGGGAATTACTTGCACATTCCGAGAAGGCAGTAGAGTTGGAGTTGTGGGAAGGACAGGAAGTGGCAAATCTACATTAATAAGTGCTTTATTTCGTTTAGTAGAGCCTGAAAGTGGAAGAATTCTTATAGATGGACTCGACATATGCTCCATTGGTCTCAAAGATTTGAGGACAAGGCTAAGCATCATCCCTCAAGAACCAACTTTATTCAGGGGTAGCGTTCGAACAAACATGGACCCTTTAGGCCTTTACTCCGATGATGAAATATGGAAG GCTTTGGAGAAGTGTCAGCTCAAGGCAGCAATTAGCAGCCTGCCAAATCTGCTAGAGTCATCTG TTCAACAGTGA
- the LOC121246159 gene encoding inorganic pyrophosphatase 2-like, which yields MVGIVVVFDFDKTIIDSDSDNWVVDELGATDLFNDLLPTMPNWNSLMDRMLKELHARGKTIEDIADIFKRIPIHPRIAPAIKAAHALGCDLRIVSDANTFFIETILKHLELREYFSEINTNPSLVDEERRLRIFPYHDSHKTPHGCSLCPPNMCKGLIIERIQASVSEEEKKFMIYLGDGSGDYCPSLKLGDGDHVMPRKGFPVWDLICKNPLLIKAEIHEWIDGEDLERILLGLINKIISIEETDQFISAEYKLQTISVSAHESLPKALSVQQ from the exons ATGGTCGGAATCGTGGTGGTTTTCGACTTTGACAAGACGATCATCGACTCCGATAGCGACAACTGGGTGGTGGACGAGTTGGGTGCCACAGACTTGTTCAATGACCTCCTCCCTACCATGCCTAATTGGAACTCTCTCATG GATAGGATGTTGAAGGAGCTCCATGCACGAGGGAAAACCATCGAGGATATTGCTGATATATTCAAACGGATACCCATACATCCCAGAATTGCCCCTGCTATCAAAGCAGCCCATGCTTTAGg GTGTGATTTGAGGATTGTAAGCGATGCAAACACATTTTTTATCGAGACCATTCTGAAGCATCTTGAGTTAAGGGAGTATTTTTCTGAGATCAATACGAACCCAAGTTTAGTGGATGAAGAAAGGAGGCTAAGGATCTTTCCCTACCATGATTCCCACAAGACTCCTCATGGCTGCAGTCTCTGCCCTCCAAACATGTGCAAG GGTCTAATCATAGAAAGGATACAAGCTTCTGTGTCCGAGGAGGAGAAGAAGTTCATGATCTATCTTGGGGATGGGAGTGGAGATTATTGCCCAAGCTTGAAGCTTGGAGATGGAGATCATGTGATGCCGAGGAAGGGTTTCCCCGTGTGGGATCTCATCTGCAAGAACCCCCTTCTTATTAAGGCTGAAATACACGAGTGGATAGACGGAGAAGACCTTGAACGCATCTTGCTTGGCCTTATTAACAAGATCATCTCCATTGAAGAAACTGATCAGTTTATTTCGGCCGAATACAAGTTGCAAACCATATCTGTGTCTGCTCATGAATCTCTTCCGAAAGCACTCTCTGTTCAGCAATAG